A window of the Hordeum vulgare subsp. vulgare chromosome 5H, MorexV3_pseudomolecules_assembly, whole genome shotgun sequence genome harbors these coding sequences:
- the LOC123395440 gene encoding pentatricopeptide repeat-containing protein At5g11310, mitochondrial produces the protein MQAMPAAAAATPAPRNDSAAAAAAAAVASILADADPDDRLRASGISPDPALFPHLRQSLTTLPESAFPALARWAGSAAAVSLLASRGLFAASWRLLLLQSPSSPPPPLAAFAPLVRRYARLGRSSAALRAFHFLRRHPDRYTLDGDASPAATSLLNMAVGALCKEGHPRPAAKLVERCRREGELAPDERTYNMLLDGWSTARRMDKVGKLWAEMRVAGVRPTVVSYGTLIKAVCRMQQPDQAVSLLDEMRKEGIEANLVTCNPIVLALAHAGRFRDAYNLLEKFPLYGVAPNISTFNSLVLAYCKYGDLAGASGVLKAMTGRGILPTAKTYNYFFVFFAKTGNVELGMNLYNKMVNNGYVPDQTTYNLLVKMLCEANRLELVVQMIKEMRANGFESDLATSTMLIHLLCRSHRFEEACAEFKDMFRRGHVPQYITYRMLMKELKRLGLVELEGKLTDLMRSVPHSTKLPGSYREKEGDNAKEKRKLILEKAQAVSNVLKECKDPKELHKLKDDEETDVQVADRLVASIRKRVYGGVSRIASLP, from the coding sequence ATGCAGGCtatgcccgccgccgccgccgccactcccgCACCTCGCAACGATtccgcggccgccgccgccgccgccgcagtagCCTCTATCCTCGCCGACGCGGACCCCGACGACCGCCTCCGTGCGTCCGGCATCAGCCCGGACCCCGCGCTGTTCCCGCACCTCCGCCAGTCGCTCACCACCCTCCCGGAGTCCGCGTTCCCCGCGCTCGCCCGCTGGGCCGGCTCCGCCGCCGCAGTCTCCCTCCTCGCCTCCCGCGGCCTCTTCGCAGCATCctggcgcctcctcctcctccagtcgCCTTCGTCTccgccccctcccctcgccgcctTCGCCCCGCTCGTCCGCCGCTACGCCCGCCTCGGCCGCTCCTCCGCCGCCCTCCGCGCGTTCCACTTCCTCCGCCGCCACCCCGACCGCTACACGCTCGATGGCGACGCCTCCCCCGCGGCGACCTCCCTCCTGAACATGGCCGTCGGGGCGCTCTGCAAGGAGGGCCACCCGCGCCCGGCCGCCAAACTCGTCGAGCGGTGCCGGCGCGAGGGGGAGCTGGCGCCCGATGAACGGACCTACAACATGCTCCTCGACGGCTGGTCCACCGCCCGCCGGATGGACAAGGTCGGGAAGCTCTGGGCAGAGATGCGCGTGGCCGGCGTGCGCCCGACGGTGGTCTCCTACGGGACTCTCATCAAGGCGGTTTGTCGGATGCAGCAGCCGGACCAGGCGGTGTCTCTCCTCGACGAGATGCGGAAGGAAGGGATCGAGGCGAATCTGGTGACCTGCAACCCCATCGTCCTCGCCCTTGCTCACGCCGGCCGATTTCGGGACGCATACAACCTGCTCGAGAAATTTCCTCTCTACGGGGTGGCGCCCAATATCTCGACATTCAACTCGCTCGTGTTGGCTTACTGCAAATATGGAGACCTTGCCGGGGCAAGTGGCGTGCTTAAGGCCATGACGGGGAGGGGCATCTTGCCAACGGCAAAAACGTACAATTACTTCTTCGTGTTCTTTGCCAAGACCGGCAATGTTGAGCTGGGGATGAATCTCTATAACAAGATGGTCAACAATGGTTATGTGCCGGACCAGACCACTTACAACCTCCTGGTCAAGATGTTGTGCGAGGCTAATCGGCTCGAATTAGTTGTGCAGATGATAAAGGAGATGAGAGCTAATGGCTTTGAGTCTGATCTGGCAACAAGCACCATGCTGATACATTTGCTTTGCCGAAGCCATCGGTTTGAAGAAGCATGTGCCGAGTTTAAGGACATGTTCCGCAGAGGACATGTGCCACAGTATATCACTTACAGGATGCTTATGAAAGAGCTAAAGCGGCTCGGTTTGGTTGAACTGGAAGGGAAGTTGACCGACCTAATGCGCTCAGTACCACATTCTACAAAGTTGCCTGGCAGCTACAGAGAAAAGGAAGGCGATAATGCTAAAGAAAAGAGAAAATTAATATTGGAGAAAGCTCAGGCTGTTTCCAATGTTCTGAAGGAGTGTAAAGATCCAAAGGAGTTGcacaagctaaaagatgatgaagAAACTGATGTCCAAGTCGCGGATAGGTTAGTAGCCAGCATCAGAAAAAGAGTATATGGTGGTGTCTCTAGGATAGCCTCTCTTCCTTGA